TGCGGGGCCGGTTGCGGGGCGGGCGCCTCGGGCGGCAGCGGGTACGCGCCCTGCTGCGGCAGATACGCGGCGTCGGCGGCGGGCGGCGCGGGCTGCACGATCGGCTGGTACTGCGTGTCCCAGGTCTCGGCCTGCCAGGTCTGGGTGGCGCCCGCGTCGTGGACCGGCTGCTGGTACGGGTCCTGGTACTGCTGATACGGCTGCTCCGGATACGGCTGCTGCTGCCCGTACGGATACTGCTGATCGCTGCTCATGATGTGCGGTTCACCCTCCTGCGAACGGCGGGAGCACCTCGACCGTGCCGCCCTCGGCAAGGCGTACGGTCTCATGGCCGCGGGTCCCGACGGGGTCACCGTCGACGAGGAACGAACACCGTTGCAGTACGCGCGTCAGCTCGCCGGGGTGGCGGTCGCGCACCGCGTCGAGCGCCTCGGCGAGTGTTCCCGCGGCGTACGGCTCCTCCGCGATCCCGGCCGCTGCCTTGGCCGCGGCCCAGTAGCGGATGGTTCCCGCTGCCATGTCGGCACTCCTTTCGTCGGCTTCCATGATGGGCTACTCGCCGGCGAGCCAGTCGGCGAGGCGGCCGAGCAGCTCGTCGTCGGCGGCGTTCTCGGCGTGACCCATGCCCGGCTCCAGCCACAGCTCGGCGTCACCCGCGGCGGCCAGCATCCGCGGATGGTCCAGCGGGAAGTACGGGTCGCGGTCGCCGTGCACGATCAGCAGCGGCGTCGGCGCGATGAGGGGTACGGACTCGACCGGGGAGAGCGGGACCGGGTTCCACTCGTCCGGGTGGATGCGGGTGCCGAGGCCGTAGCGGCCGACCAGCCGGCCGAGCGGACGCGTGACCACCCAGTGCAGCCGCCGCATCGGGGCCGTACCGCGGTAGTACCAGCGGGCGGGTGCGCTGACGGCGGCCACCGCGTCCGTACGCGCTTCTTTGCGCCCCCCGTGCATCGCGTCCGTCTCCGCCGTCTCCGTGTGCGTCGCGGCGTGCCGCAGCACCACCGAGCCGCCCATCGAGAAGCCGACGGTCACCACGCGCGCGTGGCCGAAGGAGCGCGCCCACTCGACCGCCGCCGCGAGATCCAGCACCTCGCGGTCGCCGACCGTGGAGCGGCCGCCCGAGCCGCCGTGGCCGCGGAAGGAGAAGGTGACCACGGCCGCACGCTGCGCGAACACCTGTGCCGCGCGTCTCACTGCGGGCCGGTCGACAGAGCCGGTGAAACCGTGCGCGATGACGATCGCGGTCGCGGCTGAACCCGCGGTACACGGCTCGTACACAGCCTCGATACGGACTCCGTCATCGGTACGCAAGATTGCGCGCCGAAAGCCTCCGGCCGTCAAGGAAACGTCCGAAGTGTGAAACGGACCCTCTGACAGGGAACTCATGTGGGTTATTCTGCTGGGCAGAGGATCCGGGCAACGAAGCCCCCGGGTCCTTTTGTGTTTTCCGGCCGTTGTTACAGGCAGGTGAACAAAGGCTCTCAGGGCGCGGGAGCCACCGTACGAGGCAGTGCCGCAACGTCCTCGCAGGGACCGAGGAGGAACCGACGTTATGGGCCAGCGAACCGTGCAGAACAGTAGGACGACCCGGGCAGGTGGGGCGCGATGAGCTCTCTGCTGCTCCTGACCAATGCCCTCCAGCCGTCGACGGAGGTGCTTCCCGCCCTCGGACTGCTGCTGCACAACGTGCGGGTGGCGCCTGCCGAAGGCCCGGCCCTTGTCGACACCCCCGGTGCCGACGTCATCCTGATCGACGGCCGCCGCGATCTGCCGCAGGTGCGGTCGCTGTGCCAGCTGCTGCGGTCCACCGGACCCGGCTGCCCGCTGATCCTGGTCGTCACGGAGGGCGGTCTCGCGGCCGTCACGGCGGACTGGGGCATCGACGATGTGCTGCTCGACACAGCGGGTCCGGCGGAGGTCGAGGCGCGGCTGCGGCTGGCGACGGGCCGGCAGCAGATCACCTCGGACGACAGTCCGATGGAGATCCGTAACGGCGATCTGTCGGTCGACGAGGCGACGTACAGCGCGAAGCTGAAGGGGCGGGTCCTGGATCTGACCTTCAAGGAGTTCGAACTGCTGAAGTACCTCGCGCAGCACCCGGGGCGGGTCTTCACCCGGGCCCAGCTGCTCCAGGAGGTCTGGGGCTACGACTACTTCGGCGGTACGCGGACGGTCGACGTCCACGTACGGCGGCTGCGCGCGAAGCTCGGGCCCGAGCACGAGTCGCTCATCGGGACCGTACGCAATGTCGGCTACCGCTTTGTGACGCCGGAGAAGGTCGAGCGTGCGGCCGAGGAGGCGGCGAGGGCCAAGGCGGCGGCCGCGACGGCCGCGGCCGAGCGGGCGGCGGCTCAGGCGGCGGTTTCCGTCCCCCGGACGGAGGACACGGCCGAGCCGCAGGAAGCGGGCGTACGCCCTGCCCAGAGGTAGGTCACCCCGCGTAGACTGCCGCGCGTGGCCAAGGTGACGCGGGACGATGTGGCGCGACTGGCGGGGACTTCGACCGCGGTCGTGAGCTACGTCATCAACAACGGACCCCGGCCGGTTGCCCCGGCCACGCGCGAGCGGGTACTCGCAGCGATCAAGGAGCTGGGCTACCGGCCCGACCGGGTCGCCCAGGCGATGGCCTCGCGGCGGACCGACCTCATAGGCATGATCGTGCCGGACGCGCGGCAGCCGTTCTTCGCGGAGATGGCGCACGCGGTCGAACAGGCCGCGGCGGAACGCGGAAAAATGGTGCTCGTCGGGAACTCCGACTACCGCGACGAGCGCGAGGTCCACTATCTGCGGGCCTTCCTCGGGATGCGGGTCTCCGGGCTGATCCTGGTCAGCCAGGGCCCGAGCGAGCGGGCCGCGGCGGAGATCGAGGCGTGGGACGCGCGGGTGGTGCTGCTGCACGAGCGCCCGGAGGCCATCGATGACGTGGCGGTCGTCACGGACGACATCGGCGGCGCGCAGCTGGCGACGCGGCATCTGCTGGAGCACGGGCATCCGTACGTGGCGTGCCTCGGCGGAGTCGAGTCGACCCCGGCGGTCGGCGACCCGGTGACGGACCACGTCGAGGGCTGGCGCCGGGCGATGCTGGAGTCCGGCCGCTCGGTGGAGGGCCGGCTCTTCCAGGCCCCGTTCAACCGCTACGACGCGTATCTCGTCGCCCTGAAGCTGCTCTCGGGCCCGGAGCGTCCGCCGGCCATCTTCTGCGCGACGGACGACCAGGCGATCGGCGTCCTGCGCGCGGCGCGTGAACTGCGGATAGACGTCCCGGGCGAGCTGGCGGTGGCGGGCTTCGACAACGTCAAGGAGGCGGCGCTCACGGACCCGCCGCTGACGACGGTCTCCTCGGACCGCCCGGCGATGGCACGGGCGGCGGTGGACCTGGTACTGGACGACGGCTTGAGGGTGGCGGGTTCGCGCCGGGAGCGGGTGAAGCAGTTCCCCTCGGGCCTGGTGATCCGCCGCTCCTGCGGGTGCGCGTAGCGCGTTTTACCGGGTGCGGCGTCTTGTGACCCGGGCCGCAGGGTGCGGGTTCTTGCCGGGTGCGGGCTCCGGGGCCCCTCCCCACCAGGACGGGACAAGATCCCCCGCCTCGGTGCCCGCTCTTGCGCGGTGCGGGCTCTCGGTTCGCCGGTGGAAACCACCCACCGGACAGCAACCACCAACGCCCCCGGCCCACGCCCACCACATGACCGGGTGAGCCTCGGTTCGCCGGTGGACATGACCGGACGCCTCTTCTGTCAGCCTTCTCAGCGCCCCCTCACGCTCCTCTCATCTCCACCCACGACAGTCATTCCCATGACGGACTACTACCGCCGCACCGGCGACGACGGATTCCAGCAGGAGCCGCACTCCAGCGGCGGGTACCCCGCCCCGCCCGCCCTCCCGTCACCGTGTGGCCGGGTGACGGTGGCGCCGCGTACCAGCCCCCCGTCGCGGGCGAGCCGCCCGCGTACCAGCCCCCCGCGCACCAGCCGCCCCCCGGCGAGCCCTCTCACCGGGCCAGGGCCAAGCGTCCCGTCGCGCTCATCGCCGCCGTCGCCATCGCCGCCGCGGTCATCGGCGGCGGTGTGTCCGCGCTCGTGCAGGAGCTCACCGACAACGGCACCAGCGGCAGCAGCAGCGTCGCCGGTACCACCGTGGCGCAGAGCAGCAAGGGCACCGTCGCCGGAGTCGCCCAGGCCGTGTCGCCGAGCATCGTCGAGATCAGCGCGACCTCGAACGCCGGCCAGTCCACCGGCTCCGGCGTGATCATCACCGGCGACGGCGAGATCATCACCAACAACCACGTCATCTCCGGCGCCGACTCCGTCAAGGTGCGGCTCAGCGACGGCAAGACCTACACCGCCAAGGTCGTCGGCACCGACCCGGACAAGGATCTCGCCCTCATCAAGCTGGAGGGCGCGAGCGGCCTCAAGGCGGCCGCGCTCGGGGACTCGACCAAGGTCAGGGTCGGCGACGAGGTCGTGGCCATCGGTTCGCCCGAGGGGCTGACCGGCACGGTGACCAGCGGCATCGTCTCCGCTCTGAACCGCGATGTCACCGTCGCGAAGGAGCAGGACCCGAGCCGGCAACAGCAGGGCGGCGGCGGCTGGCCCTTCGAGTTCGGCGGGCAGCAGTTCAACGGCGACACGGGCTCGTCGAAGACGACGTACAAGGCCCTCCAGACGGATGCCTCGCTCAACCCCGGCAACTCCGGCGGCGCCCTCATCAACATGAACGGCGAGATCATCGGCATCAACTCCGCCATGTACTCGCCCAGTTCGGCTACCGGTTCCACCGCAGGCAGCGTCGGTCTCGGCTTCGCCATCCCGATCGACACGGTCAAGGCCGACCTCGACGACCTGCGCTCCGGCGGCAACGGCTGAGCGCGTGCGAGGCTGAAGCCATGACGACCCCCCGCGAAGGCGACCGCATCCTCATCGTCGACGACGAGCCCGCCGTCCGTGAGGCGCTCCAGCGCTCTCTCGCCTTCGAGGGGTACGGGACCGAGGTCGCCGCCGACGGCGTCGACGCCCTCGCCCGGGCGGAGGCGTACGCGCCCGATCTGATCGTGCTCGACATCCAGATGCCCCGGATGGACGGCCTGACCGCGGCCCGCCGGCTCCGCGCCACCGGTTCGACGACGCCGATCCTGATGCTGACCGCACGGGACACCGTCGGCGACCGGGTGACCGGTCTCGACGCGGGCGCCGACGACTATCTGGTCAAGCCGTTCGAGCTGGACGAGCTGTTCGCCCGGGTGCGGGCGCTGCTGCGGCGCAGCTCGTACGCGGCGGCGGCGAGCGCCGCCACCGACGACGACGTACTGGCCTTCGCCGATCTGCGGATGGACCTGGCGACCCGCGAGGTCCACCGAGGCACGCGCCGGGTGGAGCTGACCCGTACCGAATTCACGCTGCTGGAGATGTTCCTCGCGCACCCGCGCCAGGTGCTCACGCGTGAGCAGATCCTCAAGGCCGTGTGGGGCTTCGACTTCGAGCCCAGTTCGAATTCGCTGGATGTGTACGTGATGTATCTGCGCCGCAAGACGGAGGCGGCCGGTGAGCCGCGCCTGGTGCACACGGTGCGCGGTGTGGGGTACGCGCTGCGGTCGGGCGGCGCGGAGTGATCCACAAGTTCCGCTCGCTGCCACTGCGTTCGCGGCTGGCGCTGCTCGTGGCGGTCGCGGTGGCCGTGGCGGTCGCGGCCGTCTCCACCACCTGCTGGTTCGTGGTGCGCGGCAAGCTGTACCACGAGGTCGACTCCAAGCTGAAGTCCGCGAGCGGGCCCGTGCGGTCCTCCGACCTCGCCGTCGCACTGCGCAGTTGCTCCCAGACCCCGGACTCCCAGGCCGACTTCGGAGGCCCGAAGGCCGACTACTACTTCCAGCTCGTCCGGACCGCCGACGACAAGCCGTGCGTCTTCGCCAACTCCGTCGGCACCGTCCAGGTCGACAGCAGTGACCAGGACGTGGCGCGGAGGGCAGATCCGTCCGTCTGGACGTTCCGCAACGGCACGGACACCGACGGGAGGGACGTCCGCGTACTCACCGGCGCAGCCGTCGCAGCCGTCGCCCAGGGTCCGGGCGGCGGGGTCGTCGCGGACACCGCGCTGCTGATCGGGTACCCGCTCAAGGAGACCGAGGGCACCCTCAACGAGCTGGCCCTCCTGCTGCTCATCGTGTCCGGCATCGGCGTCCTCGGCGCGGGCGCGGCCGGACTGTGGATCGCCCGTGCCGGGCTCAAGCCCGTCGACCGGCTCACCGGCGCCGTCGAGCATGTCGCCCGTACCGAGGATCTGACCGTACGCATCCCCGTCGAGGGCGAGGACGAGATCGCCCGCCTCTCCCGCTCCTTCAACTCCATGACCGCAGCCCTCGCGAGTTCCCGCGAGCGGCAGGCGCAGCTGATCGCGGACGCCGGGCACGAGCTGCGGACGCCGCTGACCTCGCTGCGTACGAATATCGAGCTGCTCGCGCGCAGCGAGGAGACGGGCCGTGCTCTCCCGCCCGCGGACCGTACGGCGCTGATGGCGTCGGTCACGGCGCAGATGACGGAACTGGCCCTGCTGATCGGCGACCTGCAGGAGCTGTCCCGGCCGGACGCGGTCCAGAGCGGGCCGCTGAAGGTCGTCGCCTTCCACGACGTCGCCGAGGCCGCGCTGCGGCGCGCCCGGCTGCGCGGTCCCGAGCTGGCCATCACGGCCGATCTGCAGCCCTGGTACGTGCGGGCCGAGCAGACGGCGCTGGAGCGGGCGATCGTCAACGTCCTCGACAACGCGGTGAAGTTCTCGCCGCCGGGCGGGACGGTCGAGGTGAGCCTCAAGGACGGCGAGCTGTCGGTGCGGGACCACGGCCCCGGTATCCCGGCCGACGAACTCCCGCACGTCTTCGAGCGGTTCTGGCGCTCGCCGTCCGCCCGCGCGCTGCCGGGATCGGGGCTCGGGCTGTCGATCGTGGTCCGTACGGTGCAGCAGTCGGGCGGCGAAATCGAGCTGAAGCCCGCTACGGGCGGCGGCACGCGTGCGGTGATCCGGCTGCCGGGAGCGGCCGAGCCGCCCCCGGCGCACATCTGAGGCTCAGTTGTGCCTGATCAGTGAGTCGACCAGACCAGCGCGGGTGTTGGGGTAGTCGAGCGGAACGATGCCGAGGCCGCGCCAGCCGCTCGCCTCGGAGCCGTTGATGAAGCTGTGCACCCTCGGGTTGAGGTTGTCGGAGTTCCAGCGCGGCGGCAGCGACGCGGAGGTGCTCACGAAGTTGATGTACATCTTGCCGGGCTGCTGGACGGCCTTGCGGAAGTGCGCCTCGATCTTGGGGTACTTGGCGTTCGGCAGGGCGTTCCAGTCGTCCTGGAGGTCGAAGACGCCACCGTCCCACCATTTGACGCCCGGCAGTCCGCCGTTGTCGGCGATGAGGACGACCTTGCCGCGGGCCTGGCCGAGCGAGGGGAGACCGTCGCCGATGTGGAACAGCGAGCGCCAGCCCCTGTTGCCGAGGTAGTCGTCGAAGATGGCGCGGAAGGTGGCGTCGCTGTCCGAGGAGTACTCCTGCTTGACGCGCATCAGGACGGTCTCGGAGGGGTGGGCGTTCAGGAAGTCGCGGCAGTAGATGAGCACATCGCCGAACATGATGTTCTGGAAGGCCGCTCCGTGGTGGATGGCGAAGGAGCCTCCGGTGACCCGGCAGCGTATGTCGAGGAAGCGGATGCCGCTGTTCAACTGGTCGGCGATGGTGGTGTTCTGGCACTGGGCCCAGAGTCCGCCGAAGCGGGCGCCGGAGTC
The Streptomyces lunaelactis genome window above contains:
- a CDS encoding phosphatidylinositol-specific phospholipase C, with amino-acid sequence MPLSRRGFLAGAALASAAAVIGGAPAAAAAAPRSALGTRSALGTQDWLAGFGDATALQRLTIPGTHDSGARFGGLWAQCQNTTIADQLNSGIRFLDIRCRVTGGSFAIHHGAAFQNIMFGDVLIYCRDFLNAHPSETVLMRVKQEYSSDSDATFRAIFDDYLGNRGWRSLFHIGDGLPSLGQARGKVVLIADNGGLPGVKWWDGGVFDLQDDWNALPNAKYPKIEAHFRKAVQQPGKMYINFVSTSASLPPRWNSDNLNPRVHSFINGSEASGWRGLGIVPLDYPNTRAGLVDSLIRHN
- a CDS encoding LacI family DNA-binding transcriptional regulator, encoding MAKVTRDDVARLAGTSTAVVSYVINNGPRPVAPATRERVLAAIKELGYRPDRVAQAMASRRTDLIGMIVPDARQPFFAEMAHAVEQAAAERGKMVLVGNSDYRDEREVHYLRAFLGMRVSGLILVSQGPSERAAAEIEAWDARVVLLHERPEAIDDVAVVTDDIGGAQLATRHLLEHGHPYVACLGGVESTPAVGDPVTDHVEGWRRAMLESGRSVEGRLFQAPFNRYDAYLVALKLLSGPERPPAIFCATDDQAIGVLRAARELRIDVPGELAVAGFDNVKEAALTDPPLTTVSSDRPAMARAAVDLVLDDGLRVAGSRRERVKQFPSGLVIRRSCGCA
- a CDS encoding HAMP domain-containing sensor histidine kinase; protein product: MIHKFRSLPLRSRLALLVAVAVAVAVAAVSTTCWFVVRGKLYHEVDSKLKSASGPVRSSDLAVALRSCSQTPDSQADFGGPKADYYFQLVRTADDKPCVFANSVGTVQVDSSDQDVARRADPSVWTFRNGTDTDGRDVRVLTGAAVAAVAQGPGGGVVADTALLIGYPLKETEGTLNELALLLLIVSGIGVLGAGAAGLWIARAGLKPVDRLTGAVEHVARTEDLTVRIPVEGEDEIARLSRSFNSMTAALASSRERQAQLIADAGHELRTPLTSLRTNIELLARSEETGRALPPADRTALMASVTAQMTELALLIGDLQELSRPDAVQSGPLKVVAFHDVAEAALRRARLRGPELAITADLQPWYVRAEQTALERAIVNVLDNAVKFSPPGGTVEVSLKDGELSVRDHGPGIPADELPHVFERFWRSPSARALPGSGLGLSIVVRTVQQSGGEIELKPATGGGTRAVIRLPGAAEPPPAHI
- a CDS encoding alpha/beta hydrolase family protein gives rise to the protein MSSLSEGPFHTSDVSLTAGGFRRAILRTDDGVRIEAVYEPCTAGSAATAIVIAHGFTGSVDRPAVRRAAQVFAQRAAVVTFSFRGHGGSGGRSTVGDREVLDLAAAVEWARSFGHARVVTVGFSMGGSVVLRHAATHTETAETDAMHGGRKEARTDAVAAVSAPARWYYRGTAPMRRLHWVVTRPLGRLVGRYGLGTRIHPDEWNPVPLSPVESVPLIAPTPLLIVHGDRDPYFPLDHPRMLAAAGDAELWLEPGMGHAENAADDELLGRLADWLAGE
- a CDS encoding S1C family serine protease, with protein sequence MWPGDGGAAYQPPVAGEPPAYQPPAHQPPPGEPSHRARAKRPVALIAAVAIAAAVIGGGVSALVQELTDNGTSGSSSVAGTTVAQSSKGTVAGVAQAVSPSIVEISATSNAGQSTGSGVIITGDGEIITNNHVISGADSVKVRLSDGKTYTAKVVGTDPDKDLALIKLEGASGLKAAALGDSTKVRVGDEVVAIGSPEGLTGTVTSGIVSALNRDVTVAKEQDPSRQQQGGGGWPFEFGGQQFNGDTGSSKTTYKALQTDASLNPGNSGGALINMNGEIIGINSAMYSPSSATGSTAGSVGLGFAIPIDTVKADLDDLRSGGNG
- a CDS encoding response regulator transcription factor — translated: MTTPREGDRILIVDDEPAVREALQRSLAFEGYGTEVAADGVDALARAEAYAPDLIVLDIQMPRMDGLTAARRLRATGSTTPILMLTARDTVGDRVTGLDAGADDYLVKPFELDELFARVRALLRRSSYAAAASAATDDDVLAFADLRMDLATREVHRGTRRVELTRTEFTLLEMFLAHPRQVLTREQILKAVWGFDFEPSSNSLDVYVMYLRRKTEAAGEPRLVHTVRGVGYALRSGGAE
- a CDS encoding response regulator transcription factor, yielding MSSLLLLTNALQPSTEVLPALGLLLHNVRVAPAEGPALVDTPGADVILIDGRRDLPQVRSLCQLLRSTGPGCPLILVVTEGGLAAVTADWGIDDVLLDTAGPAEVEARLRLATGRQQITSDDSPMEIRNGDLSVDEATYSAKLKGRVLDLTFKEFELLKYLAQHPGRVFTRAQLLQEVWGYDYFGGTRTVDVHVRRLRAKLGPEHESLIGTVRNVGYRFVTPEKVERAAEEAARAKAAAATAAAERAAAQAAVSVPRTEDTAEPQEAGVRPAQR
- a CDS encoding MoaD/ThiS family protein, producing MAAGTIRYWAAAKAAAGIAEEPYAAGTLAEALDAVRDRHPGELTRVLQRCSFLVDGDPVGTRGHETVRLAEGGTVEVLPPFAGG